A genomic stretch from Heliangelus exortis chromosome 16, bHelExo1.hap1, whole genome shotgun sequence includes:
- the KCNG1 gene encoding voltage-gated potassium channel regulatory subunit KCNG1 isoform X1 translates to MQRHLQKQQSDVNLSSKMTLRPGENSDYDYSALSCASDTSFNHTFFPETESLKGVFYQRAKLIHPQEDLLEGFHPDDRKHHIIINVGGIKYLLPWTTLDEFPLTRLGQLKFCNNFDDILNICDDYDVTCNEFFFDRNPGAFRTILTFLRVGKLRLLHEMCALSFQEELLYWGIEEDNLDWCCKRRYLQKMEEFTEINEREDDLIENETTGQTVEETKIGLCMKKLQDMVERPQSGLPGKVFACLSVLFVTITAVNLSISTMPDLREEEEKGECSQMCYNIFIVESVCVAWFSLEFLLRFIQAKSKFAFLRRPLTLIDIVAILPYYITLLVDTTSVGYKKPSSGSIYLDKVGLVLRILRALRILYVMRLARHSLGLQTLGLTARRCTREFGLLLLFLCVAIALFAPLLYVIENEMADSQEFTSIPACYWWAVITMTTVGYGDMVPRSIPGQVVALSSILSGILLMAFPVTSIFHTFSRSYMELKQEQERIMYRRAQFLLKTKSQISNASQGSDILFPTISSENKDNE, encoded by the exons AAGACacttgcagaagcagcaaagtgaTGTGAATTTATCTTCCAAGATGACTCTTCGACCTGGAGAAAATTCGGACTATGACTATAGTGCCCTGAGCTGTGCTTCAGATACTTCCTTCAACCACACATTCTTTCCAGAAACAGAAAGCCTTAAGGGAGTCTTTTACCAAAGAGCCAAGCTAATTCATCCTCAAGAAGATCTCCTGGAAGGCTTTCACCCTGATGATCGGAAGCATCACATTATTATAAACGTAGGGGGCATTAAGTATTTGCTCCCATGGACAACGCTCGACGAATTCCCATTGACACGTTTGGGACAGCTAaaattctgtaataattttgaTGACATTCTGAACATCTGTGATGATTACGATGTGACATGTAATGAATTCTTTTTTGACCGCAACCCAGGGGCATTCAGGACAATTCTGACCTTTTTGCGGGTTGGAAAACTTCGGCTCTTGCATGAGATGTGTGCACTGTCTTTCCAAGAGGAGCTGCTCTACTGGGGCATTGAGGAAGACAACTTGGACTGGTGTTGTAAAAGGAGATATCTGCAAAAAATGGAGGAGttcacagaaataaatgaacGGGAGGATGACCTCAtagaaaatgaaacaacagGTCAAACAGTAGAGGAGACAAAAATTGGCTTGTGCATGAAAAAATTGCAAGACATGGTAGAAAGGCCCCAGTCTGGCCTCCCTGGAAAGGTGTTTGCTTGTTTATCTGTTCTATTTGTAACTATTACAGCAGTGAACTTATCCATCAGCACCATGCCTGAcctgagggaggaggaggaaaag GGTGAGTGTTCCCAGATGTGCTACAATATATTCATTGTGGAGTCTGTCTGTGTGGCATGGTTTTCTCTGGAGTTCCTGCTAAGATTTATCCAGGCAAAGAGCAAGTTTGCATTTTTGAGGAGACCCTTAACCCTGATAGACATAGTAGCCATCCTGCCATACTACATCACCTTGCTAGTAGACACCACTTCAGTGGGCTACAAAAAGCCCAGCTCTGGGAGCATCTACCTGGACAAAGTAGGCCTGGTCCTCCGTATTCTCCGTGCCTTGAGGATTCTCTATGTCATGAGGCTGGCCAGGCactccctggggctgcagacGCTGGGGCTGACCGCCCGCCGGTGCACCCGGGAGTTtgggctcctgctgctcttcctctgcGTGGCCATCGCGCTGTTTGCACCTCTCCTCTACGTCATTGAGAACGAGATGGCAGACTCACAGGAGTTTAccagcatccctgcctgctACTGGTGGGCTGTCATCACCATGACCACGGTAGGCTACGGAGATATGGTTCCCAGGAGCATTCCTGGCCAAGTGGTGGCACTGAGCAGCATCCTGAGCGGCATCCTCCTCATGGCCTTTCCAGTCACCTCCATCTTCCACACGTTTTCACGCTCCTACATGGAGCTAAAGCAAGAACAGGAAAGAATAATGTATAGGAGAGCACAGTTCTTATTAAAAACCAAGTCTCAGATAAGCAATGCCTCACAAGGAAGTGATATTTTGTTCCCCACTATCTCTTCTGAGAATAAGGACAACGAATGA
- the KCNG1 gene encoding voltage-gated potassium channel regulatory subunit KCNG1 isoform X2 — translation MTLRPGENSDYDYSALSCASDTSFNHTFFPETESLKGVFYQRAKLIHPQEDLLEGFHPDDRKHHIIINVGGIKYLLPWTTLDEFPLTRLGQLKFCNNFDDILNICDDYDVTCNEFFFDRNPGAFRTILTFLRVGKLRLLHEMCALSFQEELLYWGIEEDNLDWCCKRRYLQKMEEFTEINEREDDLIENETTGQTVEETKIGLCMKKLQDMVERPQSGLPGKVFACLSVLFVTITAVNLSISTMPDLREEEEKGECSQMCYNIFIVESVCVAWFSLEFLLRFIQAKSKFAFLRRPLTLIDIVAILPYYITLLVDTTSVGYKKPSSGSIYLDKVGLVLRILRALRILYVMRLARHSLGLQTLGLTARRCTREFGLLLLFLCVAIALFAPLLYVIENEMADSQEFTSIPACYWWAVITMTTVGYGDMVPRSIPGQVVALSSILSGILLMAFPVTSIFHTFSRSYMELKQEQERIMYRRAQFLLKTKSQISNASQGSDILFPTISSENKDNE, via the exons ATGACTCTTCGACCTGGAGAAAATTCGGACTATGACTATAGTGCCCTGAGCTGTGCTTCAGATACTTCCTTCAACCACACATTCTTTCCAGAAACAGAAAGCCTTAAGGGAGTCTTTTACCAAAGAGCCAAGCTAATTCATCCTCAAGAAGATCTCCTGGAAGGCTTTCACCCTGATGATCGGAAGCATCACATTATTATAAACGTAGGGGGCATTAAGTATTTGCTCCCATGGACAACGCTCGACGAATTCCCATTGACACGTTTGGGACAGCTAaaattctgtaataattttgaTGACATTCTGAACATCTGTGATGATTACGATGTGACATGTAATGAATTCTTTTTTGACCGCAACCCAGGGGCATTCAGGACAATTCTGACCTTTTTGCGGGTTGGAAAACTTCGGCTCTTGCATGAGATGTGTGCACTGTCTTTCCAAGAGGAGCTGCTCTACTGGGGCATTGAGGAAGACAACTTGGACTGGTGTTGTAAAAGGAGATATCTGCAAAAAATGGAGGAGttcacagaaataaatgaacGGGAGGATGACCTCAtagaaaatgaaacaacagGTCAAACAGTAGAGGAGACAAAAATTGGCTTGTGCATGAAAAAATTGCAAGACATGGTAGAAAGGCCCCAGTCTGGCCTCCCTGGAAAGGTGTTTGCTTGTTTATCTGTTCTATTTGTAACTATTACAGCAGTGAACTTATCCATCAGCACCATGCCTGAcctgagggaggaggaggaaaag GGTGAGTGTTCCCAGATGTGCTACAATATATTCATTGTGGAGTCTGTCTGTGTGGCATGGTTTTCTCTGGAGTTCCTGCTAAGATTTATCCAGGCAAAGAGCAAGTTTGCATTTTTGAGGAGACCCTTAACCCTGATAGACATAGTAGCCATCCTGCCATACTACATCACCTTGCTAGTAGACACCACTTCAGTGGGCTACAAAAAGCCCAGCTCTGGGAGCATCTACCTGGACAAAGTAGGCCTGGTCCTCCGTATTCTCCGTGCCTTGAGGATTCTCTATGTCATGAGGCTGGCCAGGCactccctggggctgcagacGCTGGGGCTGACCGCCCGCCGGTGCACCCGGGAGTTtgggctcctgctgctcttcctctgcGTGGCCATCGCGCTGTTTGCACCTCTCCTCTACGTCATTGAGAACGAGATGGCAGACTCACAGGAGTTTAccagcatccctgcctgctACTGGTGGGCTGTCATCACCATGACCACGGTAGGCTACGGAGATATGGTTCCCAGGAGCATTCCTGGCCAAGTGGTGGCACTGAGCAGCATCCTGAGCGGCATCCTCCTCATGGCCTTTCCAGTCACCTCCATCTTCCACACGTTTTCACGCTCCTACATGGAGCTAAAGCAAGAACAGGAAAGAATAATGTATAGGAGAGCACAGTTCTTATTAAAAACCAAGTCTCAGATAAGCAATGCCTCACAAGGAAGTGATATTTTGTTCCCCACTATCTCTTCTGAGAATAAGGACAACGAATGA
- the MOCS3 gene encoding adenylyltransferase and sulfurtransferase MOCS3 has translation MAGAAEAARLSAEIKRREQELLGLRERLSALLAGGAAGDAAGDTVAAEEGASAFPGELPPLPARASLSAADILRYSRQLVLPELGVRGQLLLARSSVLVVGCGGLGCPLAQYLAAAGIGRLGLVDHDVVETSNLHRQVLHGEARRGLPKAVSAAAALRLLNSTVQYVPYCGALSPRTALELVRQYDIIADCSDNVPTRYLVNDACVLAGKPLVSGSALRLEGQLVVYNYRGGPCYRCLFPTPPPPETVTNCADGGVLGVVPGIVGCIQALEILKIASGMGSSFNQFMLMFDAREGRFRNIKLRPKKPDCAVCGDNPSVTCLQDYEAFCGSSATDKCRTLHLLSSKDRISVEQYKELLDEQVPHVLLDVRPQVEVDICRLAHALHIPLSKLEEKDEEYLEYLEKKISEEKQRTNGQTSFPVYVVCKLGNDSQKAVRILQELPVKEFGSVLAKDIKGGLMAWANKIDPTFPQY, from the coding sequence ATGGCGGGCGCGGCGGAGGCGGCGCGGTTGAGCGCGGAGATCAAGCGGcgggagcaggagctgctcgGGCTACGCGAGCGCCTGTCCGCTCTCCTGGCGGGGGGTGCGGCGGGGGATGCGGCAGGGGACACCGTGGCCGCAGAGGAGGGTGCCTCCGCCTTTCCCGGCGAGCTCCCCCCTCTGCCCGCCCGGGCCTCTCTGAGCGCCGCCGACATCCTGCGGTACAGCCGGCAGCTGGTGCTGCCCGAGCTGGGCGTGCGggggcagctgctcctggcccGTTCCTCTGTGCTCGTGGTGGGCTGCGGCGGCCTGGGTTGCCCCCTGGCTCAGTACCTGGCCGCGGCCGGTATCGGCCGCCTGGGTCTGGTGGATCACGACGTGGTGGAGACGAGTAACCTGCACCGGCAGGTGCTGCACGGGGAGGCCCGCCGAGGGCTCCCCAAGGCCGTATCTGCCGCGGCAGCCCTGCGGCTGCTGAACTCCACGGTTCAGTACGTGCCCTACTGCGGGGCCCTGAGCCCCCGCACTGCCCTGGAGCTGGTGCGGCAGTACGACATCATTGCTGACTGCTCCGACAACGTCCCCACCAGGTACTTGGTGAACGACGCCTGTGTCCTGGCTGGGAAACCCCTGGTGTCCGGCAGTGCCCTCCGGCTGGAGGGGCAGCTCGTGGTGTACAACTACCGGGGAGGGCCCTGCTACAGGTGTCTCTTCCCCACACCCCCTCCACCGGAGACGGTGACGAACTGTGCGGAtgggggggtgctgggtgtcGTGCCAGGCATCGTGGGGTGCATCCAAGCGTTGGAAATCCTGAAGATTGCATCGGGAATGGGTTCTTCCTTCAATCAGTTCATGCTGATGTTTGATGCCCGCGAAGGGAGATTCCGCAATATCAAGTTAAGACCAAAGAAACCAGACTGTGCTGTTTGTGGTGACAATCCATCTGTCACCTGCCTGCAGGATTATGAGGCATTTTGTGGTTCCTCTGCAACAGACAAGTGTAGGACTTTACATCTGCTCTCTAGTAAAGACAGGATATCTGTAGAGCAATACAAAGAGCTGTTGGATGAGCAAGTTCCTCATGTGCTGTTAGATGTCCGTCCACAGGTAGAAGTGGATATCTGCCGCCTGGCACATGCTCTCCACATCCCTTTGAGtaaattagaagaaaaagatgaagaatatctggaatatttagaaaaaaagatctctgaagaaaagcagagaactaATGGCCAAACATCCTTTCCTGTGTATGTTGTTTGCAAATTAGGAAATGACTCTCAGAAGGCTGTAAGAattctgcaggagctgcctgtcAAAGAATTTGGTTCTGTGTTAGCTAAAGATATTAAAGGGGGGCTCATGGCTTGGGCCAATAAAATTGACCCGACATTTCCTCAGTATTAG
- the DPM1 gene encoding dolichol-phosphate mannosyltransferase subunit 1, with protein sequence MAARGADKFSVLLPTYNERENLPLVVWLLARTFQESGNNYEIIIIDDGSPDGTQEIAEQLEKIYGSDKILLRPRARKLGLGTAYIHGMKHATGNFIVIMDADLSHHPKFIPEFIRKQKEGNFDIVSGTRYKGNGGVYGWDLKRKLISRGANFLTQVLLRPGASDLTGSFRLYRKEVLQKLMEKCVSKGYVFQMEMIVRARQLGYTIGEVPISFVDRVYGESKLGGNEIVSFLKGLLTLFATT encoded by the exons ATGGCGGCCCGCGGCGCCGATAAATTCTCGGTGCTGCTGCCCACCTACAACGAGCGGGAGAATCTGCCCCTTGTCGTCTGGCTGCTGGCGCGCACCTTCCAGGAGAG tggaaACAACTACGAAATTATTATCATAGATGATGGAAGCCCAGATGGGACACAGGAAATTGCTGAACAGTTGGAAAAGATATATGGATCTGATAAAATA CTTCTAAGACCCAGAGCAAGAAAACTGGGGCTTG GGACTGCTTACATCCATGGAATGAAGCATGCTACTGGaaattttattgttattatggATGCTGACCTCTCTCACCAC cCCAAATTTATTCCAGAGTTTATCAG aaagcagaaagaaggcaATTTTGATATTGTATCTGGAACAAGATATAAAGGAAACGGAGGAGTATATGGCTgggatttgaaaagaaaattaatcag TCGTGGTGCCAATTTTCTAACTCAGGTTTTGCTGAGACCAGGTGCATCGGACTTAACGGGGAGTTTCAG GTTATACAGGAAAGAAGTGTTACAGAAACTCatggaaaaatgtgtttcaaaaGGATATGTCTTCCAGATGGAGATGATTGTTCGGGCTAGACAGTTAGGATACACTATTGGAGAG GTTCCTATTTCATTTGTGGACCGTGTCTATGGAGAATCTAAACTGGGAGGCAATGAAATAGTCTCCTTCTTAAAGGGACTCTTGACCTTGTTTGCTACAACATGA